Proteins from a genomic interval of Desulfurispira natronophila:
- the pheT gene encoding phenylalanine--tRNA ligase subunit beta: MKVSYNWLQEFTAIDSDPQALADQLTLQGLEVDALSRFGNFSHIVVGRIERIDSHPNADKLTVCSVDSGQGEPLSIVCGADNMKVGDLVPVALPGACLPGGMKIKATKLRGVPSAGMLCSKSELELEEQSAGLFILPADAPVGMEVSRYLQMDDTAIEIGLTPNRSDCLSHIGVAREVGVFTGQSVTLPLLSLQQSDLATSELVTVDIEDGSDCPRYMARVVQGVKVQSSPQWLQNRLVVCGIRPINNIVDITNYIMLGLGHPLHAFDYDKLAHKRILVRRAQDGEKILTLDDQQRTLSREDLVITDGQSPVAIAGIMGGAETSIDEQSVNVLIEAASFHGSVVRKTARKLALHSESSHRFERGVDPNGCQFAIDYAAQLMVELGGGTIARDAVDNYQQVNLPRSIELRVPRLRKLLGIEISSEQAGNILQRLGMQVTAGDAEVLRVEVPTSTGDIYREVDLMEEVARIYGYGNVPATLPAVAAIAPQHTREEAIYSLKQTLAGIGYMECINYSFTSATNLERVLGPATRVQLLNALSEELAVMRTSLLPSLLLNVKSNLHLGLDSLRFMEISNVPRDHQDARHELPTSRLLLGGVLCGHEPKQWWNQQGQELSYFHLKGDLEYLLRQLGLSMVTRRSSLPWLHPGIGADIVLNGKSVGYIGEVHPTVQESFDIPVRIMAFELELEPLLAAGFQRAYGFSEISRFPSTWRDLAFVVDADVTHQAIVDAIEGVSIAHLEGVRLFDSYTLESGQKSLAYRLVFRDHTRTLTDEIVQGHIDAILKVVNQQTGAVLR, from the coding sequence ATGAAAGTAAGTTACAACTGGCTTCAGGAGTTCACTGCCATTGACTCCGACCCTCAGGCTCTGGCGGATCAGCTGACCTTGCAGGGACTGGAAGTGGATGCCCTGTCCCGATTCGGAAACTTTTCCCATATCGTGGTGGGCCGTATAGAGCGTATCGATTCCCATCCCAATGCCGACAAACTGACTGTTTGCAGCGTTGACAGTGGTCAGGGCGAACCCCTTTCCATCGTCTGTGGTGCCGACAACATGAAGGTCGGTGATCTTGTCCCGGTGGCTCTGCCAGGAGCTTGTCTGCCAGGGGGAATGAAGATCAAGGCGACAAAACTGCGAGGCGTGCCCTCAGCCGGTATGCTCTGCTCAAAGTCCGAGCTGGAGCTGGAGGAGCAGTCTGCCGGCCTCTTTATCCTCCCGGCTGACGCTCCGGTTGGCATGGAAGTGAGTCGCTATCTGCAGATGGACGATACGGCAATAGAGATCGGGCTGACCCCCAACCGCTCCGACTGCCTCAGCCATATTGGCGTGGCCCGCGAAGTGGGCGTTTTTACCGGGCAAAGTGTTACGCTGCCACTATTGAGCCTGCAGCAGTCGGACCTTGCCACATCAGAGCTGGTAACCGTCGACATTGAGGATGGCAGCGACTGTCCCCGCTATATGGCCCGAGTGGTGCAGGGTGTCAAGGTTCAGTCCTCACCCCAGTGGCTGCAGAATCGCCTGGTGGTCTGCGGTATTCGACCAATTAACAACATTGTCGATATCACCAACTACATCATGTTGGGCCTGGGCCACCCCCTGCACGCCTTTGACTATGACAAATTGGCCCACAAACGCATTCTCGTGCGCCGCGCCCAGGATGGCGAAAAAATTCTCACCCTCGATGATCAGCAGCGCACTCTCAGTCGCGAGGATCTGGTAATCACAGATGGCCAGTCCCCGGTGGCAATTGCCGGCATTATGGGGGGGGCTGAAACCAGTATTGATGAGCAGAGCGTCAATGTGTTGATTGAAGCTGCCAGTTTTCATGGATCAGTCGTCCGGAAAACCGCGCGCAAGCTCGCCCTGCACAGCGAGTCCAGCCACCGCTTTGAGCGTGGCGTGGATCCAAACGGCTGCCAGTTCGCCATCGACTATGCGGCTCAGCTCATGGTGGAGCTTGGCGGCGGTACCATTGCCCGCGATGCGGTGGATAACTATCAGCAGGTAAATCTGCCCCGCAGCATAGAATTGCGCGTGCCACGTCTGCGCAAGCTGCTGGGTATAGAGATCAGCAGCGAACAGGCGGGCAATATTCTGCAGCGCCTGGGTATGCAGGTCACTGCCGGTGATGCTGAGGTTCTCCGGGTAGAAGTGCCCACCAGCACCGGTGATATCTACCGGGAAGTTGACCTTATGGAGGAAGTGGCCAGAATCTATGGCTACGGCAATGTGCCGGCCACCTTGCCGGCTGTCGCAGCCATTGCGCCACAGCATACCCGCGAAGAGGCAATTTACTCCCTCAAGCAGACCCTGGCCGGTATTGGCTATATGGAGTGTATCAACTACTCCTTTACTTCCGCCACCAACCTGGAGCGGGTACTGGGCCCCGCCACTCGTGTTCAGCTGCTCAATGCTCTCTCGGAAGAGCTTGCCGTCATGCGCACGAGCCTGCTGCCCAGCCTGTTGCTGAATGTAAAGAGCAACCTCCACCTGGGTTTGGACAGCCTGCGCTTTATGGAAATTTCCAATGTCCCTCGTGATCACCAGGATGCCAGACACGAGCTGCCTACTTCCCGCTTATTGCTGGGTGGAGTACTCTGTGGCCATGAGCCGAAGCAGTGGTGGAATCAGCAGGGGCAGGAGCTGAGCTATTTCCACCTTAAAGGCGATCTTGAATACCTGCTGCGACAGCTGGGTCTGTCTATGGTAACTCGCCGCAGTAGCCTGCCCTGGCTGCATCCGGGTATTGGTGCTGACATTGTACTGAATGGCAAGTCTGTCGGCTATATTGGTGAAGTCCATCCCACAGTACAGGAGTCTTTTGATATTCCGGTGCGGATCATGGCATTTGAACTCGAGCTGGAACCACTTCTGGCTGCCGGCTTCCAGCGCGCCTATGGTTTCAGTGAAATATCTCGCTTTCCCTCCACCTGGCGCGATCTGGCCTTTGTCGTAGATGCTGATGTGACGCACCAAGCTATCGTGGATGCTATAGAAGGTGTCTCTATTGCACACCTGGAAGGAGTGCGTCTGTTTGACTCCTACACCCTGGAAAGCGGGCAGAAGTCACTTGCCTACCGCTTGGTATTTCGTGACCATACTCGTACCCTAACTGATGAAATCGTCCAAGGTCACATTGATGCCATCCTTAAAGTAGTCAATCAGCAAACCGGAGCCGTCCTTCGGTGA
- the sucC gene encoding ADP-forming succinate--CoA ligase subunit beta, with protein MNIHEYQGKELFESYGIPVPKGKVAYTNWQAEDITRSLGGKSVVKAQIHAGNRGASGGVKLVQSSKEAKEVAEVMFNTAMQTAQTGGKAKQVRRILVEEQKVIKKEFYLSMVVDREDKRIAIIASAEGGINIEEVAEEHPEKIFMEHVELSIGVLDFQVRKLGFALGFAGEQIRQFSKIVKAMYKLFVDKDCNLIEINPLIITEDDSLLALDAKVNFDENALMRHPEVLELRDFAEEDPLEVEASRYNLSYIALDGSIGCMVNGAGLAMATMDIIQHYGGDPANFLDVGGGANTEKVSNAFSIILRDEKVKAILINIFGGIMKCDIIANGVVEAVRSIDVQVPIVIRLAGTNLEEGMKVIEESGENLIVAKTLEEAARLAVEKAREGGAA; from the coding sequence ATGAACATTCACGAGTATCAGGGTAAAGAGCTATTTGAATCCTACGGAATACCTGTCCCTAAGGGGAAGGTTGCCTACACCAACTGGCAAGCTGAAGACATCACTCGCAGCCTGGGCGGAAAGTCGGTGGTCAAGGCGCAGATTCATGCAGGCAACCGAGGTGCCAGCGGCGGTGTCAAGCTGGTGCAGAGTTCCAAGGAAGCCAAGGAAGTGGCTGAGGTTATGTTCAACACGGCCATGCAGACGGCGCAGACGGGCGGCAAGGCCAAGCAGGTGCGACGTATTCTGGTAGAAGAGCAGAAGGTAATCAAAAAGGAGTTCTACCTGAGCATGGTGGTGGATCGCGAAGACAAACGCATTGCCATTATTGCTTCGGCTGAAGGTGGAATCAATATCGAAGAGGTGGCGGAAGAGCATCCGGAAAAGATCTTCATGGAGCACGTGGAGCTTTCCATTGGAGTGCTCGACTTTCAGGTACGCAAGCTGGGATTTGCCCTGGGCTTCGCGGGCGAACAGATCCGACAGTTTTCCAAAATAGTCAAGGCCATGTATAAGTTGTTTGTGGACAAAGACTGCAACCTTATCGAAATCAACCCGCTGATCATAACCGAAGACGACTCGCTGTTGGCACTGGATGCCAAGGTGAATTTCGATGAAAATGCTCTCATGCGCCATCCAGAAGTTCTTGAGCTTAGAGATTTTGCGGAAGAAGATCCGCTGGAAGTTGAGGCTAGCCGCTACAACCTCAGTTACATTGCCCTGGACGGCAGCATTGGCTGCATGGTCAACGGTGCTGGACTGGCAATGGCGACTATGGATATCATTCAGCACTACGGTGGCGATCCGGCCAACTTTCTTGACGTGGGCGGCGGAGCCAATACGGAAAAAGTGTCCAACGCCTTCAGCATCATTCTGCGCGACGAAAAGGTCAAGGCGATACTCATCAATATATTTGGCGGCATCATGAAGTGCGACATCATTGCTAATGGCGTGGTGGAAGCAGTGCGATCCATAGATGTGCAGGTGCCGATTGTCATTCGCCTGGCAGGCACCAACCTGGAGGAAGGCATGAAGGTCATCGAGGAGTCCGGTGAAAATCTCATCGTGGCCAAAACCTTGGAGGAAGCCGCCAGACTTGCGGTAGAAAAAGCCCGTGAAGGAGGTGCGGCATGA
- a CDS encoding GspE/PulE family protein has protein sequence MKEKLGQILVRCHELSENQIQTALLVQQRSDKRLGAICMELGFIDEFQLQKALAQQFDIPAINLSMTPPDNTIECPMGVDWMRREEILPLWHTPQGKLVVGVVDPLNLQAWDTLSAHMGGSLQKAIVTPGQLKAVLDALSTSGKSSLRTNVASPGTDEATQIVEEVDNILAHAIRQGASDIHIEPTRELLRIRLRRDGTLHEYRLLPDYFQQALVTRIKVMAEMDIAEKRLPQDGKFHWECSGKQYDIRVSTLRNIHGEGAVLRILQRSQDIPDFQQLGMEPRDCRTAKDLFEQPGGIVLICGPTGSGKTTTLYSALQLVNRMDRKIITIEDPVEYQLPLINQVQVNVKAGMDFSVLLPSLLRQDPDIIVIGEIRDHKTAAMACQAALTGHLVISTIHTTSAAEAATRLVDIGVEPFLVSSSLRGVIAQRLVRCLCSDCADWRAATPEEQRWLGKDPGQPLGHPVGCDQCWQGYRGRSGIFEILVMNDTVQEHIQKHTPAPLIYRQLQQDGSLVSLGDDVRTKVSRGITSIAEATRVLGREGDGGE, from the coding sequence ATGAAGGAGAAGTTAGGGCAGATTCTGGTTCGCTGCCATGAGCTCTCTGAAAATCAAATTCAGACGGCACTGCTTGTGCAGCAGCGGAGCGACAAGCGCTTGGGTGCGATCTGCATGGAACTGGGTTTTATTGACGAGTTCCAATTGCAAAAGGCACTGGCGCAGCAATTCGATATACCAGCTATAAACCTCAGCATGACCCCACCGGACAATACCATAGAGTGCCCTATGGGAGTTGACTGGATGCGCCGCGAAGAGATTCTTCCCCTGTGGCACACTCCCCAGGGAAAGTTGGTCGTCGGTGTCGTTGACCCCCTCAATCTGCAGGCCTGGGACACACTCAGTGCTCACATGGGCGGCTCGCTGCAAAAAGCCATTGTCACCCCCGGTCAGCTCAAGGCTGTGCTTGATGCGCTTTCCACCTCAGGTAAATCTTCGCTTCGCACAAACGTTGCTTCGCCAGGCACCGATGAAGCAACCCAGATAGTTGAGGAAGTAGACAACATTTTGGCCCATGCCATCAGGCAAGGGGCCAGCGACATTCATATTGAGCCTACCCGTGAATTATTGCGCATTCGCTTGCGACGAGATGGAACGCTTCACGAATATCGCTTGCTGCCAGATTACTTCCAACAGGCTCTGGTTACTCGCATCAAGGTAATGGCAGAGATGGATATTGCCGAAAAGCGCCTACCACAGGATGGCAAGTTTCATTGGGAGTGCAGTGGGAAGCAGTACGACATTCGAGTATCAACACTGCGTAATATTCATGGAGAGGGTGCAGTACTGCGCATCTTGCAGCGTTCCCAGGATATTCCCGACTTCCAGCAGCTCGGCATGGAGCCCAGGGATTGCCGTACGGCAAAAGATCTCTTTGAGCAGCCTGGTGGTATTGTGCTTATCTGTGGCCCCACAGGCAGTGGCAAAACCACTACCCTTTACTCCGCCCTGCAACTTGTCAATCGTATGGACCGCAAGATAATAACCATCGAAGATCCTGTAGAGTACCAACTCCCCCTGATTAACCAAGTGCAGGTTAATGTCAAAGCGGGTATGGACTTTTCTGTCCTGCTTCCCTCGCTGTTGCGCCAGGACCCTGACATCATCGTCATCGGTGAAATTCGTGATCATAAAACCGCTGCCATGGCATGTCAGGCTGCACTAACCGGACACCTGGTCATTTCCACCATTCACACTACCAGTGCTGCTGAGGCAGCTACCCGCTTAGTGGACATTGGAGTAGAGCCCTTTTTAGTTTCCTCCAGCTTGCGAGGTGTCATTGCACAGCGTCTGGTACGTTGCCTCTGCAGCGACTGCGCCGACTGGAGAGCTGCTACACCAGAGGAGCAACGCTGGCTGGGAAAAGATCCAGGGCAGCCCCTGGGGCACCCGGTAGGCTGTGATCAGTGCTGGCAAGGGTATCGTGGCCGTAGCGGTATATTCGAAATACTGGTAATGAATGACACCGTTCAAGAGCACATACAGAAGCACACGCCCGCTCCCCTTATCTATCGACAGTTGCAGCAAGACGGCTCGCTGGTATCCCTGGGTGATGATGTCCGGACGAAAGTGTCCCGTGGCATAACCTCCATAGCCGAGGCAACTCGCGTCCTGGGGCGTGAGGGAGATGGTGGTGAGTGA
- the sucD gene encoding succinate--CoA ligase subunit alpha: protein MSILVNKNTRVITQGITGSQGIFHTEMALKYGTNVVGGVTPGKGGSKAVDGKVPVFNSVAQAVDETGANASMIYVPPLFAADAIMEAADAGIEVVICITEGIPIIDMIRVKDFLRTTPGVKLIGPNCPGVITPDECKMGIMPGYIHQRGHIGIVSRSGTLTYEAVSQLSSRNLGQSTVVGIGGDPINGLTHLDVMKRFAADDDTLAVVMIGEIGGSNEEQAAEWAAENMNKPVVGFIAGATAPEGKRMGHAGAIVSGSTGSAQSKIAAMKAAGIRMAPTIVDVGKVMEEFLLDMDLLDQCKNKS from the coding sequence ATGAGTATCCTGGTCAATAAAAACACCCGCGTCATCACTCAGGGTATTACCGGCAGCCAGGGTATTTTCCATACCGAAATGGCTCTCAAGTATGGAACGAATGTGGTAGGAGGGGTAACTCCTGGCAAGGGCGGAAGTAAAGCCGTAGATGGCAAGGTGCCGGTGTTCAACTCCGTTGCCCAGGCAGTGGACGAGACGGGTGCCAACGCATCCATGATATACGTTCCTCCCCTCTTTGCCGCTGATGCCATTATGGAAGCAGCTGACGCCGGTATTGAAGTCGTCATTTGCATTACTGAAGGCATTCCTATCATCGATATGATCCGCGTTAAAGATTTTCTGCGCACCACACCCGGAGTCAAACTTATTGGCCCCAACTGCCCCGGTGTCATCACTCCCGACGAATGCAAAATGGGGATTATGCCGGGCTACATCCACCAAAGAGGCCATATTGGTATAGTGTCCCGCAGTGGAACTCTCACCTATGAGGCGGTCAGCCAGCTGAGCTCCCGCAACCTCGGGCAGAGCACCGTCGTAGGTATAGGTGGTGATCCCATCAACGGGCTGACCCACCTTGATGTTATGAAGCGCTTTGCCGCTGATGATGACACTTTGGCAGTGGTGATGATCGGCGAAATTGGTGGTTCCAACGAAGAGCAGGCCGCTGAGTGGGCGGCCGAGAACATGAACAAGCCGGTGGTAGGCTTTATCGCCGGTGCGACCGCCCCCGAGGGCAAGCGCATGGGGCATGCTGGCGCCATTGTCAGCGGCAGCACCGGCTCGGCCCAGTCCAAGATAGCAGCCATGAAGGCAGCGGGAATACGCATGGCCCCCACGATTGTCGATGTGGGTAAGGTTATGGAAGAGTTTCTGCTGGATATGGACCTGCTCGATCAATGCAAGAATAAATCGTAA
- a CDS encoding phosphate acyltransferase, whose amino-acid sequence MEKKDIYQESLEYHSSGRKGKMEVIVTKPFETQKDLSLAYSPGVARPCEEIAKDPDSAYEYTAKGNLVAVISNGTAVLGLGDIGALAGKPVMEGKGALFKKFADIDVFDIELQSKDKDEIVRTCELISPTFGGINLEDIGAPDCFYIEETLQSKVDIPVFHDDQHGTAIISAAALLNAIEITGKDITKIKAVFNGAGAAGIACAQLFVDLGLRKENLVVCDSKGTIYKGRTQSMNPYKERFAVETDARTLEEAMVGADLFCGVSVAGAVTKEMLKSMAPDPIVFAMANPDPEITYPDAVETRPDCIMATGRSDYPNQVNNVLCFPFLFRGALDVRATEINAEMKIAAVKAIAELAKEEVPDSVLKAYGVERFEYGKEYIIPKPFDPRALLYIAPRVAKAAMETGVARKPIKDFDAYRENLESTLGRSKAIMRYAFNQVKKCNFKVVYPEGENDAIVRATARVLDEGIMHPVLLGKEQNIAAQLDKYGVERDKVTIIDPQQDPKSLDYAQLIYKKRQRKGMTLTRAKELAQKDNGYYAAMMLETGDVQCLVSGEDMSYPDGIRPILTCIKNEDPHGAVAGVYMMVFKGRTLFFADTTVNINPSAEQLAKIAISVSKFVKEFAITPKVAMLSFSNFGSAQAPESQKIATATALVKEWAPDLEVEGEMQGNIAFNEPLRKELFPFCELKGDPNILIFPDLGSANIAYKLLMRTAEVDAIGPILVGLDKSAHVLERGSGVEAIVNLTALAGLKAIQHNS is encoded by the coding sequence ATGGAGAAAAAGGACATATACCAGGAATCTCTGGAGTATCACAGTAGCGGACGTAAAGGTAAGATGGAGGTCATTGTCACGAAGCCTTTCGAGACGCAAAAAGACCTTTCACTGGCCTACAGCCCAGGTGTTGCCCGGCCCTGTGAAGAAATCGCAAAAGACCCTGACTCTGCTTATGAGTACACTGCCAAGGGAAATCTGGTAGCCGTCATCTCCAATGGTACCGCTGTGCTGGGGCTTGGTGATATCGGTGCACTGGCCGGCAAGCCGGTTATGGAAGGTAAAGGCGCTCTCTTCAAAAAGTTTGCAGATATTGATGTTTTTGATATCGAGCTGCAATCCAAGGACAAGGACGAAATTGTCCGCACTTGCGAACTTATCTCTCCCACATTTGGCGGGATTAACCTGGAGGACATCGGTGCGCCCGATTGCTTCTATATTGAGGAAACACTGCAGTCCAAGGTGGACATCCCAGTATTTCACGACGATCAGCACGGAACCGCTATTATTTCTGCAGCTGCCCTGCTCAACGCTATTGAAATAACTGGCAAGGACATCACCAAGATCAAGGCGGTCTTTAACGGTGCCGGTGCTGCTGGTATCGCTTGCGCCCAACTCTTTGTCGACCTCGGGCTGCGCAAGGAAAACCTGGTGGTCTGTGACTCCAAAGGTACCATTTACAAGGGGCGCACCCAGTCCATGAACCCCTACAAGGAGCGTTTCGCCGTTGAAACGGATGCGCGTACTTTAGAAGAGGCCATGGTTGGTGCAGATCTTTTCTGCGGTGTCAGTGTTGCTGGCGCGGTAACCAAAGAAATGCTGAAGTCTATGGCCCCCGATCCCATTGTCTTTGCTATGGCCAACCCGGATCCGGAAATCACCTATCCCGATGCGGTTGAAACTCGCCCTGACTGCATTATGGCAACCGGACGCAGTGATTACCCCAATCAGGTCAACAACGTTCTGTGCTTCCCCTTCCTTTTCCGTGGTGCCCTGGATGTTCGCGCAACCGAGATCAATGCCGAAATGAAGATCGCAGCGGTTAAGGCCATTGCTGAACTGGCCAAGGAAGAAGTCCCCGACTCGGTTCTCAAGGCTTATGGTGTGGAACGCTTCGAGTACGGCAAAGAGTATATCATCCCCAAACCCTTTGACCCTCGCGCTCTGCTCTACATAGCTCCCCGTGTTGCCAAGGCTGCCATGGAGACCGGTGTGGCCCGCAAGCCCATCAAGGACTTCGACGCCTACCGCGAAAACCTGGAGTCCACTTTGGGGCGCTCCAAGGCTATTATGCGCTACGCCTTCAACCAGGTCAAAAAATGCAACTTCAAGGTCGTATACCCGGAAGGGGAGAACGATGCTATTGTACGTGCTACGGCACGAGTGCTTGATGAGGGAATTATGCACCCGGTATTGCTTGGCAAAGAGCAGAACATCGCCGCTCAGCTGGATAAATACGGAGTGGAGCGCGACAAGGTTACCATCATTGATCCTCAACAGGATCCAAAGAGCCTGGACTATGCTCAGCTCATATACAAAAAGCGTCAGCGCAAGGGCATGACCCTGACTCGCGCCAAGGAGCTGGCCCAGAAGGACAACGGCTACTACGCCGCCATGATGCTGGAGACCGGCGACGTGCAGTGCCTGGTCAGTGGTGAGGACATGAGCTACCCCGATGGCATTCGTCCAATTCTGACCTGTATCAAGAACGAAGATCCCCATGGAGCCGTGGCCGGTGTCTACATGATGGTATTTAAGGGACGCACTCTCTTCTTTGCTGACACTACGGTGAACATCAACCCCAGCGCTGAACAGCTGGCGAAAATCGCTATCTCCGTCTCCAAGTTTGTCAAGGAGTTTGCTATTACCCCCAAAGTTGCCATGCTCTCCTTCTCCAATTTCGGCTCGGCTCAGGCTCCCGAGTCCCAAAAAATTGCCACGGCCACCGCACTGGTAAAAGAGTGGGCGCCAGATCTTGAAGTTGAGGGTGAAATGCAAGGCAACATTGCCTTCAATGAGCCATTGCGCAAGGAGCTTTTCCCCTTCTGCGAGCTTAAGGGTGATCCCAATATTCTTATATTCCCCGATCTTGGTTCAGCTAACATCGCCTACAAGTTGCTGATGCGCACTGCTGAAGTTGATGCCATCGGACCAATCCTGGTAGGCCTGGACAAGTCAGCTCATGTACTGGAGCGAGGATCCGGTGTAGAAGCCATAGTTAACCTTACTGCACTGGCAGGGCTCAAAGCTATTCAACACAACAGCTAG
- a CDS encoding 5-formyltetrahydrofolate cyclo-ligase: MHRISAVKQQLRLVCQKQRQLISFQQQQRLGSIISQRLIHLLGPHLPTNVASYVPLAGEVDITPLNTYILKQNGHLLLPRVTGVDMSMHQVTGLNQLVRHGKMWQPSSDTCRCDEVPLIIVPGVAFDKLRNRMGYGKGYYDRFLANNNHHRSFLVGVVQEDLLFASIPAEPHDRKVDMIVTETSIIGGKPWKS; encoded by the coding sequence ATGCATCGAATATCCGCTGTCAAACAGCAGTTGCGCCTGGTCTGCCAGAAGCAGCGTCAACTCATATCATTCCAGCAGCAACAGCGCCTTGGCTCTATTATAAGCCAGCGCCTTATCCATCTGCTGGGCCCTCACCTTCCAACCAATGTAGCCAGCTACGTACCCCTTGCCGGGGAAGTAGACATCACCCCTCTCAATACCTATATCTTGAAGCAAAACGGTCACCTGCTTTTACCAAGGGTGACCGGAGTAGACATGAGCATGCACCAGGTCACCGGCCTGAACCAGCTGGTCAGGCATGGTAAAATGTGGCAGCCATCTTCAGATACTTGTCGTTGCGATGAAGTACCGCTCATCATAGTACCTGGTGTGGCTTTCGATAAGCTCCGCAACCGTATGGGATACGGAAAAGGATACTACGATCGCTTTTTGGCTAACAATAATCATCATCGTTCCTTTTTGGTCGGTGTGGTCCAGGAAGATTTGCTCTTCGCATCTATCCCTGCAGAACCCCATGACAGAAAAGTGGACATGATCGTAACGGAAACATCGATAATCGGAGGAAAACCATGGAAATCATAA
- the rny gene encoding ribonuclease Y, with protein MEIIIIAAVAGLLVGAGGGIAYHKNITQRNINAAQNNAEAIITTAKQEAATLRKEAEVEAKELLLRSRQDLDRELKERKKELTQIENRLLSKEGNIDKKLDSLDQREERLTQKEKQLQSRESDVDNQAKEVQDIIVQQRQELERISGLTQESAKQILMDEIFQETRQEAAKAAKQIEDDALDAAERKAKEYIATAIGRLSSDTVSEMTVSVVDLPNDEMKGRIIGREGRNIRALEESTGINLIIDDTPEAVILSGYDAIKREVARLSLEKLITDGRIHPARIEEVVEKTRKEVDRTVKEAGEGAMYELGINNIHPELVKLVGRLKYRTSYGQNIYQHSIEVAYICGILAAELGVNVQIAKRAGLLHDIGKAVDHEVEGSHAIIGFDLAKKYGEKPAILNAIGAHHGEMEMDSVEAVLVQAGDAISAARPGARREVLENYIKRLKKLEEIADSFEEVEKAFAIQAGREVRIIVKSEQVNDSQVHMLSKDISKKIESELTYPGQIKVTVIRETRSVEYAR; from the coding sequence ATGGAAATCATAATTATCGCCGCAGTAGCAGGCTTGCTCGTGGGGGCAGGTGGTGGCATCGCCTACCACAAAAATATCACCCAGCGGAATATCAACGCAGCTCAAAACAACGCTGAGGCAATCATCACCACTGCCAAGCAAGAGGCGGCCACTCTGCGCAAGGAAGCAGAGGTGGAAGCCAAAGAGCTTTTGTTGCGCTCCCGCCAGGACCTGGATCGAGAGCTCAAAGAGCGAAAGAAAGAGCTGACACAGATTGAAAACCGTCTGCTGAGCAAAGAGGGCAACATCGACAAGAAGCTCGATAGCCTTGATCAGCGCGAGGAGCGGTTAACCCAAAAAGAAAAGCAGCTGCAGAGTCGCGAGAGTGATGTGGATAATCAAGCGAAAGAGGTACAGGACATTATTGTGCAGCAGCGCCAAGAGCTGGAACGTATCAGTGGCCTGACCCAGGAAAGTGCCAAGCAGATACTGATGGACGAGATATTCCAGGAAACTCGCCAGGAAGCCGCCAAGGCAGCCAAGCAGATAGAGGACGATGCGTTGGATGCGGCTGAACGCAAGGCAAAAGAGTATATTGCCACTGCCATAGGACGCCTAAGTAGTGACACCGTGTCGGAAATGACCGTCAGCGTGGTAGATCTGCCTAACGACGAAATGAAAGGCCGTATTATTGGTCGAGAGGGACGCAATATACGTGCCCTGGAAGAGTCTACGGGGATTAACCTTATTATTGATGACACACCCGAGGCAGTCATTCTCTCCGGCTATGACGCCATCAAGCGCGAAGTGGCCCGCCTCTCTCTGGAGAAGCTGATTACCGATGGACGCATACATCCGGCCCGCATAGAAGAGGTCGTGGAAAAGACCCGCAAGGAGGTTGACCGCACCGTCAAAGAAGCCGGTGAGGGGGCCATGTATGAGCTTGGCATCAATAATATTCACCCGGAACTGGTAAAGCTGGTGGGGCGCCTGAAATACCGCACCTCTTATGGTCAGAATATCTACCAGCACTCCATTGAAGTGGCTTATATCTGTGGCATTCTTGCTGCCGAGCTGGGAGTAAATGTGCAGATTGCCAAGCGGGCCGGATTGCTTCACGACATTGGTAAAGCTGTCGACCATGAAGTGGAAGGTTCTCACGCCATTATCGGATTCGATTTGGCCAAAAAATACGGTGAAAAACCAGCTATTCTTAATGCCATTGGTGCTCACCACGGCGAGATGGAGATGGACAGTGTCGAAGCTGTCCTGGTGCAGGCAGGTGATGCCATAAGCGCTGCCCGCCCCGGCGCACGGCGCGAAGTTCTTGAAAACTACATCAAACGCCTCAAGAAACTGGAAGAAATAGCGGACTCCTTTGAGGAGGTAGAGAAGGCCTTCGCTATACAGGCCGGACGTGAGGTTCGGATTATCGTCAAAAGTGAACAGGTCAATGACTCTCAGGTGCACATGCTTTCCAAGGATATTTCTAAAAAGATTGAATCCGAACTCACCTATCCCGGTCAGATCAAGGTTACCGTTATCCGGGAAACCCGCTCTGTGGAGTACGCCAGGTAA
- a CDS encoding cell division protein ZapA, which yields MQVTINGQRYTLRGGESSEHVTKVASYVDGKFQEISQRVPPHTSSEKVAVLVALNIAEELFRTQQQHEELENHARNQTLDILKVIDGKLNV from the coding sequence GTGCAGGTAACCATAAACGGGCAACGCTACACCCTTCGAGGTGGCGAAAGCTCAGAGCACGTGACCAAGGTAGCAAGCTATGTGGATGGTAAGTTTCAGGAAATTTCCCAGCGTGTACCACCCCACACCTCGTCTGAAAAGGTTGCCGTACTGGTTGCCCTAAATATAGCTGAAGAGCTTTTTCGCACTCAGCAGCAGCATGAGGAATTGGAAAATCACGCCAGGAACCAGACCCTGGACATTCTCAAGGTCATAGATGGTAAACTCAATGTGTAA